From a single Tursiops truncatus isolate mTurTru1 chromosome 20, mTurTru1.mat.Y, whole genome shotgun sequence genomic region:
- the CHD3 gene encoding chromodomain-helicase-DNA-binding protein 3 isoform X5 gives MASPLRDEEEEEEEMVVSEEEEEEEEEGDEEEEEVEAADEDYEEDDDEGVLGRGPGHDRGRDRHSPPGCHLFPPPPPPPLPPPPPPPPPPPDKDDIRLLPSALGVKKRKRGPKKQKENKPGKARKRKKLDSEEEFGSERDEYREKSESGGSEYGTGPGRKRRRKHREKKEKKTKRRKKGEGDGGQKQVEQKSSATLLLTWGLEDVEHVFSEEDYHTLTNYKAFSQFMRPLIAKKNPKIPMSKMMTILGAKWREFSANNPFKGSAAAVAAAAAAAAAAVAEQVSAAVSSATPIAPSGPPALPPPPAADIQPPPIRRAKTKEGKGPGHKRRSKSPRVPDGRKKLRGKKMAPLKIKLGLLGGKRKKGGSYVFQSDEGPEPEAEESDLDSGSVHSASGRPDGPVRTKKLKRGRPGRKKKKVAGEEEVDGYETDHQDYCEVCQQGGEIILCDTCPRAYHLVCLDPELDRAPEGKWSCPHCEKEGVQWEAKEEEEDYEEEGEEEGEKEEEDDHMEYCRVCKDGGELLCCDACISSYHIHCLNPPLPDIPNGEWLCPRCTCPVLKGRVQKILHWRWGEPPVAVPAPQQADGNPDAPPARPLQGRSEREFFVKWVGLSYWHCSWAKELQLEIFHLVMYRNYQRKNDMDEPPPLDYGSGEDDGKSDKRKVKDPHYAEMEEKYYRFGIKPEWMTVHRIINHSVDKKGNYHYLVKWRDLPYDQSTWEEDEMNIPEYEDHKQSYWRHRELIMGEDPAQPRKYKKKKKELQGDGPPSSPTNDPTVKYETQPRFITATGGTLHMYQLEGLNWLRFSWAQGTDTILADEMGLGKTIQTIVFLYSLYKEGHTKGPFLVSAPLSTIINWEREFQMWAPKFYVVTYTGDKDSRAIIRENEFSFEDNAIKGGKKAFKMKREAQVKFHVLLTSYELITIDQAALGSIRWACLVVDEAHRLKNNQSKFFRVLNGYKIDHKLLLTGTPLQNNLEELFHLLNFLTPERFNNLEGFLEEFADISKEDQIKKLHDLLGPHMLRRLKADVFKNMPAKTELIVRVELSPMQKKYYKYILTRNFEALNSRGGGNQVSLLNIMMDLKKCCNHPYLFPVAAMESPKLPSGAYEGGALIKASGKLMLLQKMLRKLKEQGHRVLIFSQMTKMLDLLEDFLDYEGYKYERIDGGITGALRQEAIDRFNAPGAQQFCFLLSTRAGGLGINLATADTVIIFDSDWNPHNDIQAFSRAHRIGQANKVMIYRFVTRASVEERITQVAKRKMMLTHLVVRPGLGSKAGSMSKQELDDILKFGTEELFKDENEGENKEEDSSVIHYDNEAIARLLDRNQDATEDTDVQNMNEYLSSFKVAQYVVREEDKIEEIEREIIKQEENVDPDYWEKLLRHHYEQQQEDLARNLGKGKRVRKQVNYNDAAQEDQDNQSEYSVGSEEEDEDFDERPEGRRQSKRQLRNEKDKPLPPLLARVGGNIEVLGFNTRQRKAFLNAVMRWGMPPQDAFTTQWLVRDLRGKTEKEFKAYVSLFMRHLCEPGADGSETFADGVPREGLSRQQVLTRIGVMSLVKKKVQEFEHINGRWSMPELMPDPSADSKRSSRASSPTKTSPTTPEASAANSPCTSKPATPAPSEKGDGVRTPLEKDEAENQEEKPEKNSKIGEKMETEADTPSPAPSLGERLEPRKIPLEDEVPGVPGEMEPEPGYRGDREKSATESTPGERGEEKPMDGQEHRERPEGETGDLGKRAEDVKGDRELRPGPPRDEPRSNGRREEKAEKPRFMFNIADGGFTELHTLWQNEERAAVSSGKLNEIWHRRHDYWLLAGIVLHGYARWQDIQNDAQFAIINEPFKTEANKGNFLEMKNKFLARRFKLLEQALVIEEQLRRAAYLNLSQEPAHPAMALHARFAEAECLAESHQHLSKESLAGNKPANAVLHKGKGRGGPARGRAHNAASEPAGGVAERHEGGRDPPASHAVPNTPHRSPPSDVRAQHPQPAGQQGHGASPHTGLPPGSVRYTSGVRGGLQRRTRRGPGRRRRQLQPDACRVLHHSRHQRPSSAGEEGEGNGGGIGVRRAGSEGAPSRGGDLYRRLTGSQACPSPRPRPRGRPPAQALGPAASPPPSPPLGPPLG, from the exons ATGGCTTCCCCTCTGagggacgaggaggaggaggaggaggagatggtggtgtcggaggaggaagaagaggaggaagaagagggcgacgaggaggaggaggaggtggaggcggCCGACGAGGACTACGAGGAGGACGACGACGAGGGAGTACTTGGGCGCGGGCCGGGCCACGACCGGGGCCGCGACCGCCACAGCCCCCCCGGCTGCCACCTcttcccgccgccgccgccgccgccgctgcccccgccgccgccgccgccacccccACCGCCAG ATAAGGATGACATTCGGCTGCTGCCTTCAGCACTGGgtgtgaagaagagaaaaagaggaccCAAGAAGCAGAAGGAGAACAAGCCAGGAAAAGCCCGAAAACGCAAGAAGCTT GACAGCGAGGAGGAATTTGGCTCTGAGCGAGATGAGTACCGGGAGAAGTCAGAGAGTGGAGGCAGTGAATATGGAACTGGACCAGGTCGGAAACGGAGAcggaagcacagagaaaaaaaggagaagaagacgAAGCGGCGGAAaaaaggggagggagatggggggcaAAAG CAGGTGGAACAGAAGTCATCGGCAACTCTGCTTCTGACTTGGGGCCTGGAGGACGTGGAACATGTGTTCTCTGAGGAGGATTACCACACACTCACCAACTACAAAGCCTTTAGCCAGTTCATGAG GCCCCTGATTGCTAAGAAGAATCCTAAGATCCCAATGTCTAAGATGATGACCATCCTTGGGGCCAAGTGGAGAGAGTTCAGCGCCAACAACCCCTTCAAGGGGTCGGCAGCTGCTGtggcggcagcggcggcagcggcggccgCAGCTGTAGCTGAGCAGGTGTCAGCAGCTGTCTCATCGGCCACCCCCATAGCACCTTCCGGACCCCCTGCCCTTCCACCACCCCCTGCTGCTGATatccagcccccacccatccgaAGAGCCAAAACCAAAGAGGGCAAAG GTCCAGGCCACAAGAGGCGGAGTAAGAGCCCCCGAGTGCCTGATGGACGCAAGAAGCTTCGGGGAAAGAAGATGGCCCCACTCAAAATCAAACTAGGGCTGCTGGGCggcaagaggaagaagggaggctCG TATGTTTTCCAGAGTGACGAGGGCCCTGAACCAGAGGCTGAGGAGTCAGACCTGGACAGTGGCAGTGTCCACAGTGCCTCAGGCCGCCCTGATGGCCCTGTCCGCACCAAGAAACTGAAGAGAGGCCGgccaggaaggaagaagaagaagg TGGCCGGGGAGGAGGAGGTTGATGGCTACGAGACGGATCACCAGGATTACTGTGAGGTGTGCCAGCAGGGTGGGGAAATTATTCTGTGTGACACCTGCCCTCGTGCCTACCACCTCGTCTGCCTCGATCCTGAGCTTGACCGGGCTCCTGAGGGCAAATGGAGCTGCCCCCACTGT GAGAAGGAGGGGGTACAGTGGGAggccaaggaggaggaggaagactatgaagaggagggggaagaggagggggagaaggaggaagaggacgaCCACATGGAGTACTGCCGTGTGTGCAAGGATGGCGGGGAGCTCCTGTGCTGTGACGCCTGCATCTCCTCCTACCACATTCACTGCCTGAACCCCCCGCTGCCTGACATCCCCAACGGCGAGTGGCTGTGTCCCCGATGCACA TGTCCCGTGCTGAAAGGCCGTGTGCAGAAGATCCTACACTGGCGGTGGGGGGAGCCCCCTGTGGCAGTGCCGGCCCCCCAACAGGCAGACGGGAATCCAGATGCCCCGCCCGCGCGTCCTCTTCAAGGCAGATCGGAGAGAGAGTTCTTTGTCAAGTGGGTAGGACTGTCCTACTGGCACTGCTCCTGGGCCAAGGAGCTTCAG CTGGAAATTTTCCACTTGGTAATGTACCGAAACTATCAACGGAAGAATGACATGGACGAGCCCCCACCCCTCGACTACGGCTCTGGTGAGGATGATGGGAAGAGTGACAAACGCAAGGTGAAGGACCCGCACTATGCCGAGATGGAGGAGAAGTACTATCGTTTCGGCATCAAGCCAGAGTGGATGACCGTCCACCGGATCATCAACCACAG TGTGGATAAGAAGGGAAATTACCACTATCTAGTGAAATGGAGGGACTTGCCATATGACCAGTCCACGTGGGAGGAAGATGAAATGAACATCCCTGAATATGAAGACCATAAACAAAGCTACTGGAGACACCG AGAACTAATTATGGGGGAGGACCCCGCCCAGCCCCGCAagtataagaagaagaagaaggagctgCAGGGTGATGGGCCTCCCAGCTCTCCTACTAATGAT CCGACAGTGAAATACGAGACTCAGCCCCGGTTCATCACAGCCACTGGAGGCACGCTGCACATGTATCAGCTGGAGGGCTTGAACTGGCTGCGCTTCTCGTGGGCCCAGGGCACTGACACCATTCTGGCTGATGAGATGGGACTGGGCAAGACCATACAAACCATCGTCTTCCTCTACTCACTGTATAAGGAG GGCCACACAAAGGGTCCCTTCCTGGTGAGCGCCCCGCTCTCCACCATCATTAACTGGGAGCGGGAGTTCCAGATGTGGGCACCCAAGTTCTATGTGGTGACGTACACGGGTGACAAGGACAGCCGAGCCATCATTCGTGAGAATGAGTTTTCCTTTGAAGACAACGCCATCAAAGGTGGCAAGAAAGCTTTTAAGATGAAG AGGGAGGCGCAGGTGAAGTTCCATGTTCTCCTGACATCATATGAGCTGATCACCATTGATCAGGCAGCTCTTGGCTCCATCCGCTGGGCCTGTCTCGTGGTGGATGAGGCCCATCGGCTCAAGAACAACCAGTCCAAG tttttcagGGTCCTCAATGGCTACAAGATAGATCATAAGTTGCTGCTGACAGGGACTCCACTGCAGAATAACCTGGAGGAGCTCTTCCATCTGCTGAACTTCCTCACCCCAGAGAGGTTTAA CAatctggaaggcttcctggaggagtttGCCGACATATCCAAAGAAGACCAGATTAAGAAACTTCATGACTTGCTGGGGCCACATATGCTGAGGAGGCTCAAGGCTGATGTCTTTAAGAATATGCCGGCCAAGACAGAGCTCATCGTCCGCGTGGAGCTGAGCCCCATGCAGAA GAAATACTACAAGTATATCCTGACCCGAAATTTTGAGGCCTTGAACTCACGAGGAGGTGGGAACCAAGTGTCATTGCTTAACATCATGATGGATCTTAAGAAGTGCTGCAACCATCCGTATCTCTTTCCTGTGGCTGCTATG GAGTCCCCCAAACTTCCCAGTGGGGCATATGAGGGTGGGGCACTTATTAAGGCATCTGGGAAGCTCATGCTGTTGCAGAAGATGCTGCGGAAGCTGAAGGAGCAAGGACACAGAGTGCTCATCTTCTCGCAG ATGACCAAAATGTTAGACTTGCTAGAGGACTTCTTAGACTACGAAGGCTACAAGTATGAGCGCATTGACGGCGGCATCACTGGtgccctgaggcaggaggccATCGATCGCTTCAATG CTCCTGGGGCCCAACAATTCTGCTTCCTCCTGTCCACCCGGGCTGGAGGGCTGGGCATCAATCTGGCCACTGCCGACACTGTCATCATCTTTGATTCAGACTGGAACCCCCATAATGATATCCAG GCCTTCAGCCGTGCTCATCGGATCGGCCAGGCCAACAAAGTGATGATCTACCGGTTTGTGACTCGCGCATCAGTGGAAGAGCGAATCACACAGGTGGCCAAGAGAAAGATGATGCTGACGCATCTGGTGGTGCGGCCTGGGCTGGGCTCCAAGGCGGGCTCCATGTCCAAGCAGGAGCTGGATGACATCCTCAAATTTGGCACCGAGGAGCTATTTAAGGATGAAAATGAGG GGGAGAACAAGGAGGAGGACAGCAGTGTGATTCACTATGACAACGAGGCCATCGCTCGGCTCCTGGACCGGAACCAGGATGCAACTGAGGACACTGACGTGCAGAACATGAATGAGTATCTCAGCTCCTTCAAGGTGGCCCAGTACGTGGTGAGGGAAGAAGACAAG ATTGAGGAAATTGAACGCGAGATCATCAAGCAGGAGGAGAACGTGGATCCCGACTACTGGGAGAAGCTGCTGAGACACCACTACGAGCAGCAGCAGGAAGACCTGGCCCGCAACCTCGGCAAAGGCAAGAGGGTCCGCAAGCAGGTTAACTACAACGATGCTGCTCAGGAGGACCAAG ATAACCAGTCAGAGTACTCAGTGGGATcagaggaggaggatgaagacTTTGATGAGCGTCCTGAAG GGCGTCGACAGTCCAAGAGGCAGCTCCGGAACGAAAAGGATAAGCCACTGCCTCCACTGCTGGCTCGAGTTGGGGGCAACATTGAG GTGTTGGGATTCAACACCCGTCAGCGGAAGGCCTTCCTCAATGCTGTGATGCGCTGGGGCATGCCACCACAGGACGCCTTCACCACCCAGTGGCTGGTGCGGGACCTCAGGGGCAAGACTGAAAAAGAGTTCAA GGCCTATGTGTCTTTGTTCATGCGCCATCTCTGTGAGCCCGGGGCAGACGGCTCTGAAACCTTTGCTGACGGGGTCCCTCGGGAGGGACTGAGTCGCCAGCAAGTGTTGACCCGCATTGGAGTCATGTCTCTCGTCAAGAAGAAG GTTCAGGAGTTTGAGCACATCAATGGGCGCTGGTCTATGCCGGAGCTGATGCCCGACCCCAGTGCTGACTCCAAGCGTTCCTCCAGAGCCTCCTCTCCTACCAAAACGTCTCCCACCACTCCTGAGGCTTCTGCTGCAAACAGTCCCTGCACCTCAAAACCTG CTACTCCAGCTCCCAGTGAGAAAGGAGATGGCGTAAGGACACCTCTGGAGAAGGATGAAGCAGAAAACCAGGAGGAGAAGCCAGAGAAGAATAGCAAAATTGGGGAGAAGATGGAAACAGAG GCTGatacccccagcccagccccatcACTTGGGGAGCGGCTGGAGCCAAGGAAGATTCCTCTAGAGGATGAGGTGCCAGGGGTACCTGGAGAGATGGAGCCTGAACCTGGGTACCGTGGGGACAGAGAGAAGTCAG CCACGGAGTCGACGCCaggagagaggggggaggagaagccGATGGATGGACAGGAACACAGGGAGAGGCCGGAGGGGGAGACGGGGGATTTGGGCAAGAGAG CAGAAGATGTAAAAGGGGACCGGGAGCTTCGACCTGGGCCTCCTCGAGACGAGCCGCGGTCCAACGGGCGACGtgaggagaaggcagagaagcCGCGGTTCATGTTCAATATTGCAGACGGTGGCTTCACAG AGCTCCACACGCTGTGGCAGAATGAGGAACGGGCAGCTGTTTCCTCGGGGAAACTCAATGAGATCTGGCACCGAAGACATGACTATTGGCTTCTGGCTGGGATTGTCCT CCATGGCTACGCACGGTGGCAGGACATCCAGAATGATGCTCAGTTTGCCATTATCAACGAGCCATTTAAAACTGAAGCCAATAAGGGGAACTTTCTGGAGATGAAAAATAAGTTCCTGGCGCGGAGATTCAAG CTCCTGGAGCAGGCGCTGGTGATTGAGGAGCAGCTGCGGCGGGCGGCCTACCTGAACCTATCACAGGAGCCGGCGCACCCCGCCATGGCCCTCCACGCCCGCTTCGCCGAGGCCGAGTGCCTGGCCGAGAGCCACCAGCACCTCTCCAAGGAGTCGTTGGCGGGGAACAAGCCGGCCAACGCCGTGCTGCACAAGGGTAAGGGCCGCGGCGGCCCCGCGCGGGGGAGGGCCCACAACGCTGC TTCTGAACCAGCTGGAGGAGTTGCTGAGCGACATGAAGGCGGACGTGACCCGCCTGCCAGCCACGCTGTCCCGAATACCCCCCATCGCAGCCCGCCTTCAGATGTCCGAGCGCAGCATCCTCAGCCGGCTGGCCAGCAAGGGCACGGAGCCTCACCCCACACCG GCCTTCCCCCCGGGTCCGTACGCTACACCTCCGGGGTACGGGGCGGCCTTCAGCGCCGCACCCGTAGGGGCCCTGGCCGCCGCAGGCGCCAATTACAGCCAGATGCCTGCAGGGTCCTTCATCACAG CCGCCACCAACGGCCCTCCAGTGCTggtgaagaaggagaaggaaatggTGGGGGCATTGGTGTCAGACGGGCTGGATCGGAAGGAGCCCCGAGCCGGGGAGGTGATCTGTATAGACGACTGACCGGATCCCAGGCCTGCCCTTCACCCAGGCCCCGTCCCCGAGGCCGACCCCCAGCTCAGGCTCTGGGGCCTGCTGCCAGTCCTCCGCCTTCCCCACCCCTTGGGCCCCCGCTGGGCTAG